A part of Candida albicans SC5314 chromosome 2, complete sequence genomic DNA contains:
- a CDS encoding uncharacterized protein (Ortholog(s) have phosphatidylinositol-3-phosphate binding activity and role in CVT pathway, autophagosome assembly, pexophagy, protein localization to pre-autophagosomal structure, vesicle organization), with the protein MILASLLTFATAALAFDCSDKELERYNFESIKGVHSYTTLKNTPPSQTNVTWNVGICQPISAIKDCPANSDICGVTSILRKDEKPVVSEVVSFKSDLQKAYESSDNGIKVIYKGANWGDVLVNAELNFQCDKDSQNNEFTLDQWDGTNLKLSMKTKAACITSKEDKKKEKHDNGESWGWFTWIFIFLVLFLSIYIIGGAWFQYNKGNAIDFQSALKEVVENFIELLKGLPSFGKEIIEKFTGRSNRGEYSAV; encoded by the coding sequence ATGATTCTTGCATCTTTATTAACATTTGCTACCGCCGCGTTAGCTTTTGATTGTTCTGACAAAGAACTTGAACgttataattttgaaagtaTCAAGGGAGTTCATTCCTATACCACTCTTAAAAATACGCCACCTTCGCAAACAAACGTCACTTGGAATGTCGGAATATGCCAGCCTATTTCTGCTATCAAAGACTGCCCAGCAAACTCGGATATATGTGGTGTAACAAGCATTTTGCGTAAAGATGAAAAACCTGTTGTGTCTGAAGTAGTTTCATTCAAGTCTGATTTGCAAAAAGCTTATGAGTCATCTGACAACGGTATCAAAGTCATATACAAGGGTGCTAATTGGGGAGATGTTCTTGTGAATGCCGAATTGAACTTTCAGTGTGATAAGGACTCTCAAAATAACGAATTTACTTTGGATCAATGGGATGGAACTAATTTGAAACTTTCGATGAAGACCAAAGCCGCCTGTATCACTAGTAAAGAAgacaagaagaaagaaaaacacGACAATGGTGAATCTTGGGGATGGTTCACTTGGatatttatctttttggtgttgttttTAAGCATTTACATAATTGGTGGTGCTTGGTTTCAATACAATAAAGGGAACGCTATAGATTTCCAGAGTGCCTTGAAAGAAGTTGTCGAGAACTTTATCGAATTGCTAAAGGGATTACCCAGCTTTGGcaaagaaataattgaaaaatttactGGACGTAGTAATAGAGGTGAATATAGTGCTGTATAG